The DNA region TACCTCTGATTGTATTTTCGGCTTTAAAGTTTTTGTACGGATTGTATAAAAAATTGCCTTCAAATTTATTTTTATCCGGAAAATCGTAACGCGGAACAAATAAATGCACAAGTGCGGCAACTACAACCAAAAATAATATAAATAACAGTACAGATTTAATTACAATCCATAAGGGTTTAAAAATGTATTTAACAATAAACCTATTCATTAATTACGACTTTGCATTCGGTTACTTGCAGGATTTCTCTAGTGTTTAAGTCGGAAATAAATGCGACAACCGTACAGTTTTCGGGTACGGGAGTGTTTATTGTATTAATTCTCTTCACATGAACAGGAAAAGTCTTAATAATCGGGTCTGTTGAAGTTTCTTCAGCGCTAAGAATTGGTGTTCCCCAGGTGCCATTAACGGCTCCAACCAAAACATGATTATGTTCGTAATCTTCAATTGTAGGCGTGCTTCCAACATTCGGATCGTTATTATGTTGCGGAGCAATAATCTTATCTTGAATTATAACTACGTTAAGATTTAAAGCCCTGCCTGAAATAGGCGTTAAAAAAGTTGTTTTTGTATGAATACAAAGATTATCCAATTCAGCATCGTAATCATTAATAATTTGCAGTTCTACTTCGGGAGTTGCATTTTTTGCTTCTCTAATACCGTTATTCCAAGCCGATGGCTGATAGACATGCGCTCCTTCTAAGTATTTCAATCTGTTTATCATTCCATTGGGATTTCCGTTTAGTCCGACTTTAAAATAGTCGTCCCACTCGGTTCCGCAAGTCGTTCTGAAATCATATCCGCCGGCAGGATTTGCAAAGAAACCTGCATGAACGGCTACAACAACCAAAGTATCTTTGTACCTCGCCTTCAAATCGCTTGCTATTAGTGCTGCCTTAGGACAGTTTACGCAAAGGTGTCCGGTATAATCTTCCAACAAAACTCGTTTGTACGGCGACTGAACAGTCGGAAACTCAGGAGTAACACAATTGAACGAAGTATCTATTTCTTGCTTTTCAACGTAAGGCGAATCTATCACATCACAACTGCTAAAAGCATAAGACAAACCGATTATAATTGCTACTATGTATAATATATTTCTTTTCATGATATTGTTTTTAAACGATTAAAAATTAGTGGTTAAAGATACGGTTAATCCGTTTGAAGCCGGCATTTCGCGACATACTCCGCCTACACAAACAACGCCTTTGCGCTGACGTCCGTACGAAATTTGAATGCGGTTTGCTCCATTGTTATACGCCATAGCTACCAAAGGATAGTGTAGTCGTTGGTCGGGATTTGGGTTTCCAAAATTATACATATTGGCAACGCTGAAAAACCACTTCGGAGCTACAGAATACTCAACAAGAGCATAAGCCCAATCGCCTTCTTCCTGCTCTGTGAACATTGCCTGTGCTTCAAATCTGATTGATTGCTTGGTAGTAATTCTGTAAGAGTTATCGGCAATAAATATGTGAGCTTTCATGTAGTCGCCATGACCTTGAACAACAAAGTTGTCGATGCCTTGATACATGTAAGTAAAAATTAATTTATACGATTTGGTAAACCTATGACCAATTTCCAAAATCAAGTCTTTGTAGTAGTTATCTTTGCCGGGTTTAAAAAACGATGAGGTGTAACCAAGTGTTCCGTTAGTGGTTTCAAAAATTTCTTCACCCGGTACAGGAGTTTTCTCAATTCCGTTTACTATCGAACCCGACAATGACAAGTCAACACCGTATTTGCCACCCAAAAGAGTGTTACGCTTGATTTTGTAATTAATTTGAGCTTGCAAACCCATTTCATTGTTAGGCAAAGTTGCGTACGGATATAGCGAAGCCAAAGAATAAGTCTGTTGCTTAGTTATCGATGGCAAGTAGTTTATATC from Lentimicrobiaceae bacterium includes:
- a CDS encoding Omp28-related outer membrane protein, encoding MKRNILYIVAIIIGLSYAFSSCDVIDSPYVEKQEIDTSFNCVTPEFPTVQSPYKRVLLEDYTGHLCVNCPKAALIASDLKARYKDTLVVVAVHAGFFANPAGGYDFRTTCGTEWDDYFKVGLNGNPNGMINRLKYLEGAHVYQPSAWNNGIREAKNATPEVELQIINDYDAELDNLCIHTKTTFLTPISGRALNLNVVIIQDKIIAPQHNNDPNVGSTPTIEDYEHNHVLVGAVNGTWGTPILSAEETSTDPIIKTFPVHVKRINTINTPVPENCTVVAFISDLNTREILQVTECKVVINE